The proteins below come from a single Kryptolebias marmoratus isolate JLee-2015 linkage group LG12, ASM164957v2, whole genome shotgun sequence genomic window:
- the LOC108239321 gene encoding uncharacterized protein LOC108239321: protein MMKQSGAIVSCVALLLFFTSASAIEKLDKIDDLRRLKFGQTIPSHSLLLLYWFADTIDINNNNVMRLTFDPNSGDYGSHHYGNYERLLDPLPQGNIRYRYYTVGNLNQEMSSELPSYVVHPRHGYEGRNRDRIIFRVREQNVGGQGGQIDRVYITQHFETSDNQGTRYDPAHTYQVSTNLLRQIREFSEEENDNLMDLRNRFGSNTNNAQLRYITSSWGQLACLGLFLYMVIQEKQSSNQPNRRQSSTRKSKQPDFVVNIPERRPYDYSRIYGTILQNQRDEMKLQVMTGSNGKARILWSKVPVHLINEGVMVVLYKNDAEEKALTYKSIGNNKSGSYDTSVSLNEGLQVRLHKVKKICCFWSRVGEEIERGAEFKNPPAVSIEGFNASLQLFVKDGKACARIYVKNSFGDWRTKFKDSWIGFYSSANKATNKYEWWQWQWATKFQLNTESRFQNFSNDIVYEYHSGMTIAPGIQARFILRDEVEKACTPSWRE from the coding sequence ATGATGAAGCAGTCAGGAGCTATAGTGAGTTGTGTGGCTTTGCTACTTTTCTTCACCTCTGCATCAGCCATAGAAAAGCTTGATAAAATTGATGATCTAAGGAGACTCAAATTTGGACAGACCATACCCTCAcacagccttttgctactttattGGTTTGCCGACACGATtgacatcaacaacaacaatgtcaTGAGGCTGACCTTCGACCCAAACAGTGGGGATTATGGCTCACATCACTACGGAAACTACGAAAGGCTGTTAGATCCACTTCCTCAGGGAAACATACGATACCGATACTACACTGTCGGTAACCTCAATCAAGAAATGTCGTCTGAACTTCCATCTTATGTCGTCCATCCACGACACGGATATGAGGGAAGAAACCGGGACCGGATCATATTTAGAGTCAGAGAACAGAATGTGGGCGGGCAAGGTGGACAGATAGACAGGGTGTACATTACGCAGCATTTTGAAACATCTGATAATCAGGGGACGAGATATGATCCAGCACACACCTACCAAGTCAGCACCAACCTTTTGAGGCAGATCAGGGAATTCTCCGAGGAGGAAAATGACAATCTGATGGATCTCAGAAATCGCTTTGGAAGTAACACTAATAATGCCCAGCTAAGGTACATTACAAGCTCATGGGGGCAGCTTGCTTGTCTTGGGCTATTCTTGTATATGGTGATCCAGGAAAAGCAGTCCTCCAACCAACCAAACAGGAGACAGTCTTCaacaagaaaaagcaaacagccTGATTTTGTTGTCAATATTCCAGAAAGAAGGCCGTATGATTATTCTAGGATTTATGGAACTATCCTACAGAATCAGAGGGATGAAATGAAACTTCAGGTGATGACAGGTTCAAATGGAAAGGCAAGAATTCTGTGGAGCAAAGTTCCTGTTCATCTTATCAATGAAGGTGTAATGGTTGTGCTTTATAAGAATGATGCAGAGGAGAAAGCACTGACTTATAAGTCTATTGGAAACAATAAATCAGGCAGTTATGACACCTCGGTTTCACTGAATGAAGGCCTTCAGGTTCGGCTGCATAAAGTGAAGAAAATTTGTTGCTTCTGGTCACGCGTTGGAGAGGAGATCGAGAGAGGCGCCGAGTTTAAGAATCCCCCAGCAGTCAGCATAGAAGGCTTCAATGCAAGcctgcagctgtttgtaaaGGATGGCAAGGCTTGTGCTCGCATATATGTGAAAAACTCTTTTGGTGACTGGAGGACCAAATTCAAAGACTCGTGGATTGGGTTTTATAGCTCTGCAAATAAAGCCACAAACAAATATGAATGGTGGCAATGGCAGTGGGCAACAAAATTTCAACTCAACACTGAGTCTAGGTTTCAGAACTTTTCAAACGATATTGTCTACGAGTATCACTCAGGAATGACAATTGCTCCAGGAATCCAAGCAAGATTCATACTGCGTGATGAGGTGGAGAAAGCCTGCACTCCAAGCTGGAGGGAATAA